A genomic stretch from Canis lupus baileyi chromosome 3, mCanLup2.hap1, whole genome shotgun sequence includes:
- the ZFPM1 gene encoding zinc finger protein ZFPM1 isoform X3, with translation MDTSLPEQEAGAPEPEAVREPEPLSPSSPDANPPHPPSPPPPTPPGGPEEMEGQEEPETTLEEESGVSWSGPDELELVLQDGQRCVRARHSLSEGLSWGPFRGNIQSRASSPGQVEPGPALTLLLGDEPCWLRTLPQALTKAEANAEIYRKDEALWCRVTKPVPAGGLLSVLLTAAEPRGTPSHPVKKEPAEPECLTPAHADIQLLPQQAGMASILATAVINKDVFPCKDCGIWYRSERNLQAHLLYYCASRQGTGSPATTAADEKPKETYPNERVCPFPQCRKSCPSASSLEIHMRSHSGERPFVCLICLSAFTTKANCERHLKVHTDTLSGVCHSCGFISTTRDILYSHLVTNHMVCQPGSKAEIYSPGAGHPTAKLPPDSLASFQQHTALHGPLASADLGLAPTPSPGLDRKALTEATNGEARATPQNGGSSEPSAAPRAIKTEASTEEADAEPRPPAAARTPSPPSPGPGPAQVKAELSSPTPGSSPGPGALFLPQFPAAPPASEILAKMSELVHSRLQAGPGAQAGTQAGLFAGAPKGATCFECDITFNNVNNFYVHKRLYCSGRRPPDDVAPRRAKVPPGPARAPPPPEADGGRASPGCGAREDEAAGAATPEAEAEAEGGGGRGREGSPGSPSPGSGADEDDDPRRTLCEACNIRFSRHETYTVHKRYYCASRHDPPPRRPAPAGTPGAPGTAAPAPAPAPAPAPAPAPAPPAAPPVRTRRRRKLYELHAAGPAPPPAPPPAGGPAPAPASPSPSPRPGSGGGAGGPDAADGPIDLSKKPRRQAPVCAAGLPALADYHECTACRVSFHSLEAYLAHKKFSCPAAPRHLRAAPEDAPAGAALCPYCPPNGLVRGDLVEHFRRAHGLLLGPPPAGPGPGPGPGPGPGPGPGPGARTPSPANPSDGLNGREPREPAPGASDGGSPRPGPPPAPSPEPVPPPPSHSDKGVQTPGKGPPAPAPAAPGSHRYCRLCNIRFSSLSTFIAHKKYYCSSHAAEHVK, from the exons ACGAGCTGGAGCTGGTGCTGCAGGACGGGCAGAGGTGCGTGCGAGCTCGACACAGCCTCTCCGAGGGCCTGTCCTGGGGCCCCTTCCGTGGGAACATCCAGAGCAGAGCCTCGTCCCCTGGGCAGGTGGAACCG ggcccggCCCTGACCCTGCTGCTGGGGGACGAGCCCTGCTGGCTGAGGACGCTGCCCCAGGCCCTGACCAAGGCTGAAGCCAACGCGGAGATCTACAGGAAGG ATGAAGCCCTCTGGTGCAGAGTCACCAAGCCGGTGCCGGCAGGCGGGCTGCTGAGCGTGCTCCTCACGGCGGCCGAGCCCCGTGGCACCCCCAGCCACCCTGTGAAGAAGGAACCAGCAGAGCCCGAGTGCCTGACCCCCGCACACGCCGACatccagctcctgccccagcagGCCGGCATGGCATCCATCCTGGCCACAGCAGTCATCAACA aAGATGTCTTCCCCTGCAAAGACTGTGGCATCTGGTACCGGAGTGAGAGAAACCTACAAGCCCACCTCCTCTACTACTGCGCCAGCCGCCAGGGCACCGGCTCCCCAGCGACCACCGCCGCAGACGAGAAGCCCAAGGAGACCTACCCCAACGAGCGGGTCTGCCCCTTTCCGCAGTGCCGCAAAAGCTGCCCCAGCGCCAGCTCCCTGGAGATCCACATGCGCAGCCACAGTG GAGAACGCCCCTTCGTATGTCTCATCTGCCTGTCGGCCTTTACCACCAAGGCCAACTGTGAACGGCACCTCAAGGTGCACACAGACACCCTGAGCG GTGTCTGCCACAGCTGTGGCTTCATCTCCACCACAAGGGACATCCTCTACAGCCACCTGGTGACCAACCACATGGTCTGCCAGCCCGGCTCCAAGGCGGAGATCTACTCGCCCGGGGCTGGGCACCCCACTGCCAAGCTCcccccag ACAGCCTGGCCAGCTTCCAGCAGCACACGGCCCTGCACGGCCCCCTGGCTTCTGCCGACCTGGGCCTAGCGCCCACCCCGTCGCCAGGACTGGACAGAAAGGCGCTGACCGAGGCCACCAACGGAGAGGCCAGGGCCACCCCCCAGAACGGGGGCAGCAGCGAGCCCTCGGCAGCACCGCGGGCCATCAAGACGGAGGCGTCGACGGAGGAGGCGGATGCGGAGCCACGACCCCCGGCCGCGGCGCGCACACCCTCGccgcccagccccggccccggcccggcccaggTGAAGGCCGAGCTGTCCAGCCCCACGCCCGGCTCCAGCCCGGGCCCCGGCGCACTCTTCCTGCCGCAATTCCCCGCCGCGCCGCCGGCCTCCGAGATCCTGGCCAAGATGTCCGAGCTGGTGCACAGCCGGCTGCAGGCGGGCCCCGGGGCGCAGGCGGGGACGCAGGCCGGCCTCTTTGCGGGGGCCCCCAAGGGCGCCACGTGCTTCGAGTGCGACATCACCTTCAACAACGTCAACAACTTCTACGTGCACAAGCGCCTCTACTGCTCGGGCCGCCGGCCCCCCGACGACGTGGCCCCGCGCAGGGCCAAGgtgccccccggccccgcccgtgcgcccccgccccccgaggccGACGGGGGGCGCGCATCGCCGGGATGCGGGGCGCGCGAGGACGAGGCGGCGGGCGCGGCCACCCCCGAGGCCGAGGCGGAGGCCgaggggggcggcggccggggtcgggagggcagcccgggcagCCCGAGCCCGGGCAGCGGGGCGGACGAGGACGACGACCCCCGCCGGACGCTGTGCGAGGCCTGCAACATCCGCTTCAGCCGCCACGAGACCTACACGGTGCACAAGCGCTACTACTGCGCCTCGCGCCACGACCCGCCGCCGCGCCGGCCCGCGCCCGCCGGGACCCCGGGCGCCCCCGGCaccgccgcgcccgcgcccgcgcccgcgcccgcgcccgcgcccgcgcccgcccccgccccgcccgccgcgccgcccgtGCGCACGCGCAGACGCCGCAAGCTGTACGAGCTGCAcgcggccggccccgccccgccccccgccccgccccccgccggcggccccgcccccgcgcccgcctcgccgtcgccgtcgccgcggcccgggagcgggggcggggccggggggcctgACGCCGCCGACGGCCCCATCGACCTGAGCAAGAAGCCGCGGCGCCAGGCGCCCGTTTGCGCCGCCGGCCTGCCCGCGCTGGCCGACTACCACGAGTGCACGGCCTGCCGCGTCAGCTTCCACAGCCTCGAGGCCTACCTGGCGCACAAGAAGTTCTCgtgccccgccgccccgcgccacCTGCGCGCCGCCCCCGAGGACGCGCCGGCCGGCGCCGCGCTCTGCCCCTACTGCCCGCCCAACGGGCTGGTGCGCGGCGACCTCGTGGAGCACTTCCGCCGGGCGCACGGCCTGCTGCtcggcccgccccccgccggccccggccccggccccggccccggccccggccccggccccggccccggccccggcgcccggACGCCCTCGCCCGCCAACCCCAGCGACGGCCTCAACGGCCGCGAGCCCCGGGAGCCCGCCCCCGGCGCGTCGGACGGCGGCAGCCCCCGGCCCGGACCCCCgcccgccccgagccccgagcccgtgccgccgcccccctcccacTCGGACAAGGGCGTGCAGACCCCCGGCAaggggccgcccgcgcccgcgcccgcggccCCCGGCAGCCACCGCTACTGCCGCCTGTGCAACATCAGGTTCAGCAGCCTGTCCACCTTCATCGCCCACAAGAAGTATTACTGCTCCTCCCACGCGGCCGAGCACGTCAAGTGA
- the ZFPM1 gene encoding zinc finger protein ZFPM1 isoform X1: protein MSRRKQSNPRQIKRSLGDVEASEEAQAMDTSLPEQEAGAPEPEAVREPEPLSPSSPDANPPHPPSPPPPTPPGGPEEMEGQEEPETTLEEESGVSWSGPDELELVLQDGQRCVRARHSLSEGLSWGPFRGNIQSRASSPGQVEPGPALTLLLGDEPCWLRTLPQALTKAEANAEIYRKDEALWCRVTKPVPAGGLLSVLLTAAEPRGTPSHPVKKEPAEPECLTPAHADIQLLPQQAGMASILATAVINKDVFPCKDCGIWYRSERNLQAHLLYYCASRQGTGSPATTAADEKPKETYPNERVCPFPQCRKSCPSASSLEIHMRSHSGERPFVCLICLSAFTTKANCERHLKVHTDTLSGVCHSCGFISTTRDILYSHLVTNHMVCQPGSKAEIYSPGAGHPTAKLPPDSLASFQQHTALHGPLASADLGLAPTPSPGLDRKALTEATNGEARATPQNGGSSEPSAAPRAIKTEASTEEADAEPRPPAAARTPSPPSPGPGPAQVKAELSSPTPGSSPGPGALFLPQFPAAPPASEILAKMSELVHSRLQAGPGAQAGTQAGLFAGAPKGATCFECDITFNNVNNFYVHKRLYCSGRRPPDDVAPRRAKVPPGPARAPPPPEADGGRASPGCGAREDEAAGAATPEAEAEAEGGGGRGREGSPGSPSPGSGADEDDDPRRTLCEACNIRFSRHETYTVHKRYYCASRHDPPPRRPAPAGTPGAPGTAAPAPAPAPAPAPAPAPAPPAAPPVRTRRRRKLYELHAAGPAPPPAPPPAGGPAPAPASPSPSPRPGSGGGAGGPDAADGPIDLSKKPRRQAPVCAAGLPALADYHECTACRVSFHSLEAYLAHKKFSCPAAPRHLRAAPEDAPAGAALCPYCPPNGLVRGDLVEHFRRAHGLLLGPPPAGPGPGPGPGPGPGPGPGPGARTPSPANPSDGLNGREPREPAPGASDGGSPRPGPPPAPSPEPVPPPPSHSDKGVQTPGKGPPAPAPAAPGSHRYCRLCNIRFSSLSTFIAHKKYYCSSHAAEHVK, encoded by the exons ACGAGCTGGAGCTGGTGCTGCAGGACGGGCAGAGGTGCGTGCGAGCTCGACACAGCCTCTCCGAGGGCCTGTCCTGGGGCCCCTTCCGTGGGAACATCCAGAGCAGAGCCTCGTCCCCTGGGCAGGTGGAACCG ggcccggCCCTGACCCTGCTGCTGGGGGACGAGCCCTGCTGGCTGAGGACGCTGCCCCAGGCCCTGACCAAGGCTGAAGCCAACGCGGAGATCTACAGGAAGG ATGAAGCCCTCTGGTGCAGAGTCACCAAGCCGGTGCCGGCAGGCGGGCTGCTGAGCGTGCTCCTCACGGCGGCCGAGCCCCGTGGCACCCCCAGCCACCCTGTGAAGAAGGAACCAGCAGAGCCCGAGTGCCTGACCCCCGCACACGCCGACatccagctcctgccccagcagGCCGGCATGGCATCCATCCTGGCCACAGCAGTCATCAACA aAGATGTCTTCCCCTGCAAAGACTGTGGCATCTGGTACCGGAGTGAGAGAAACCTACAAGCCCACCTCCTCTACTACTGCGCCAGCCGCCAGGGCACCGGCTCCCCAGCGACCACCGCCGCAGACGAGAAGCCCAAGGAGACCTACCCCAACGAGCGGGTCTGCCCCTTTCCGCAGTGCCGCAAAAGCTGCCCCAGCGCCAGCTCCCTGGAGATCCACATGCGCAGCCACAGTG GAGAACGCCCCTTCGTATGTCTCATCTGCCTGTCGGCCTTTACCACCAAGGCCAACTGTGAACGGCACCTCAAGGTGCACACAGACACCCTGAGCG GTGTCTGCCACAGCTGTGGCTTCATCTCCACCACAAGGGACATCCTCTACAGCCACCTGGTGACCAACCACATGGTCTGCCAGCCCGGCTCCAAGGCGGAGATCTACTCGCCCGGGGCTGGGCACCCCACTGCCAAGCTCcccccag ACAGCCTGGCCAGCTTCCAGCAGCACACGGCCCTGCACGGCCCCCTGGCTTCTGCCGACCTGGGCCTAGCGCCCACCCCGTCGCCAGGACTGGACAGAAAGGCGCTGACCGAGGCCACCAACGGAGAGGCCAGGGCCACCCCCCAGAACGGGGGCAGCAGCGAGCCCTCGGCAGCACCGCGGGCCATCAAGACGGAGGCGTCGACGGAGGAGGCGGATGCGGAGCCACGACCCCCGGCCGCGGCGCGCACACCCTCGccgcccagccccggccccggcccggcccaggTGAAGGCCGAGCTGTCCAGCCCCACGCCCGGCTCCAGCCCGGGCCCCGGCGCACTCTTCCTGCCGCAATTCCCCGCCGCGCCGCCGGCCTCCGAGATCCTGGCCAAGATGTCCGAGCTGGTGCACAGCCGGCTGCAGGCGGGCCCCGGGGCGCAGGCGGGGACGCAGGCCGGCCTCTTTGCGGGGGCCCCCAAGGGCGCCACGTGCTTCGAGTGCGACATCACCTTCAACAACGTCAACAACTTCTACGTGCACAAGCGCCTCTACTGCTCGGGCCGCCGGCCCCCCGACGACGTGGCCCCGCGCAGGGCCAAGgtgccccccggccccgcccgtgcgcccccgccccccgaggccGACGGGGGGCGCGCATCGCCGGGATGCGGGGCGCGCGAGGACGAGGCGGCGGGCGCGGCCACCCCCGAGGCCGAGGCGGAGGCCgaggggggcggcggccggggtcgggagggcagcccgggcagCCCGAGCCCGGGCAGCGGGGCGGACGAGGACGACGACCCCCGCCGGACGCTGTGCGAGGCCTGCAACATCCGCTTCAGCCGCCACGAGACCTACACGGTGCACAAGCGCTACTACTGCGCCTCGCGCCACGACCCGCCGCCGCGCCGGCCCGCGCCCGCCGGGACCCCGGGCGCCCCCGGCaccgccgcgcccgcgcccgcgcccgcgcccgcgcccgcgcccgcgcccgcccccgccccgcccgccgcgccgcccgtGCGCACGCGCAGACGCCGCAAGCTGTACGAGCTGCAcgcggccggccccgccccgccccccgccccgccccccgccggcggccccgcccccgcgcccgcctcgccgtcgccgtcgccgcggcccgggagcgggggcggggccggggggcctgACGCCGCCGACGGCCCCATCGACCTGAGCAAGAAGCCGCGGCGCCAGGCGCCCGTTTGCGCCGCCGGCCTGCCCGCGCTGGCCGACTACCACGAGTGCACGGCCTGCCGCGTCAGCTTCCACAGCCTCGAGGCCTACCTGGCGCACAAGAAGTTCTCgtgccccgccgccccgcgccacCTGCGCGCCGCCCCCGAGGACGCGCCGGCCGGCGCCGCGCTCTGCCCCTACTGCCCGCCCAACGGGCTGGTGCGCGGCGACCTCGTGGAGCACTTCCGCCGGGCGCACGGCCTGCTGCtcggcccgccccccgccggccccggccccggccccggccccggccccggccccggccccggccccggccccggcgcccggACGCCCTCGCCCGCCAACCCCAGCGACGGCCTCAACGGCCGCGAGCCCCGGGAGCCCGCCCCCGGCGCGTCGGACGGCGGCAGCCCCCGGCCCGGACCCCCgcccgccccgagccccgagcccgtgccgccgcccccctcccacTCGGACAAGGGCGTGCAGACCCCCGGCAaggggccgcccgcgcccgcgcccgcggccCCCGGCAGCCACCGCTACTGCCGCCTGTGCAACATCAGGTTCAGCAGCCTGTCCACCTTCATCGCCCACAAGAAGTATTACTGCTCCTCCCACGCGGCCGAGCACGTCAAGTGA
- the ZFPM1 gene encoding zinc finger protein ZFPM1 isoform X2 — MPSSLGDVEASEEAQAMDTSLPEQEAGAPEPEAVREPEPLSPSSPDANPPHPPSPPPPTPPGGPEEMEGQEEPETTLEEESGVSWSGPDELELVLQDGQRCVRARHSLSEGLSWGPFRGNIQSRASSPGQVEPGPALTLLLGDEPCWLRTLPQALTKAEANAEIYRKDEALWCRVTKPVPAGGLLSVLLTAAEPRGTPSHPVKKEPAEPECLTPAHADIQLLPQQAGMASILATAVINKDVFPCKDCGIWYRSERNLQAHLLYYCASRQGTGSPATTAADEKPKETYPNERVCPFPQCRKSCPSASSLEIHMRSHSGERPFVCLICLSAFTTKANCERHLKVHTDTLSGVCHSCGFISTTRDILYSHLVTNHMVCQPGSKAEIYSPGAGHPTAKLPPDSLASFQQHTALHGPLASADLGLAPTPSPGLDRKALTEATNGEARATPQNGGSSEPSAAPRAIKTEASTEEADAEPRPPAAARTPSPPSPGPGPAQVKAELSSPTPGSSPGPGALFLPQFPAAPPASEILAKMSELVHSRLQAGPGAQAGTQAGLFAGAPKGATCFECDITFNNVNNFYVHKRLYCSGRRPPDDVAPRRAKVPPGPARAPPPPEADGGRASPGCGAREDEAAGAATPEAEAEAEGGGGRGREGSPGSPSPGSGADEDDDPRRTLCEACNIRFSRHETYTVHKRYYCASRHDPPPRRPAPAGTPGAPGTAAPAPAPAPAPAPAPAPAPPAAPPVRTRRRRKLYELHAAGPAPPPAPPPAGGPAPAPASPSPSPRPGSGGGAGGPDAADGPIDLSKKPRRQAPVCAAGLPALADYHECTACRVSFHSLEAYLAHKKFSCPAAPRHLRAAPEDAPAGAALCPYCPPNGLVRGDLVEHFRRAHGLLLGPPPAGPGPGPGPGPGPGPGPGPGARTPSPANPSDGLNGREPREPAPGASDGGSPRPGPPPAPSPEPVPPPPSHSDKGVQTPGKGPPAPAPAAPGSHRYCRLCNIRFSSLSTFIAHKKYYCSSHAAEHVK, encoded by the exons ACGAGCTGGAGCTGGTGCTGCAGGACGGGCAGAGGTGCGTGCGAGCTCGACACAGCCTCTCCGAGGGCCTGTCCTGGGGCCCCTTCCGTGGGAACATCCAGAGCAGAGCCTCGTCCCCTGGGCAGGTGGAACCG ggcccggCCCTGACCCTGCTGCTGGGGGACGAGCCCTGCTGGCTGAGGACGCTGCCCCAGGCCCTGACCAAGGCTGAAGCCAACGCGGAGATCTACAGGAAGG ATGAAGCCCTCTGGTGCAGAGTCACCAAGCCGGTGCCGGCAGGCGGGCTGCTGAGCGTGCTCCTCACGGCGGCCGAGCCCCGTGGCACCCCCAGCCACCCTGTGAAGAAGGAACCAGCAGAGCCCGAGTGCCTGACCCCCGCACACGCCGACatccagctcctgccccagcagGCCGGCATGGCATCCATCCTGGCCACAGCAGTCATCAACA aAGATGTCTTCCCCTGCAAAGACTGTGGCATCTGGTACCGGAGTGAGAGAAACCTACAAGCCCACCTCCTCTACTACTGCGCCAGCCGCCAGGGCACCGGCTCCCCAGCGACCACCGCCGCAGACGAGAAGCCCAAGGAGACCTACCCCAACGAGCGGGTCTGCCCCTTTCCGCAGTGCCGCAAAAGCTGCCCCAGCGCCAGCTCCCTGGAGATCCACATGCGCAGCCACAGTG GAGAACGCCCCTTCGTATGTCTCATCTGCCTGTCGGCCTTTACCACCAAGGCCAACTGTGAACGGCACCTCAAGGTGCACACAGACACCCTGAGCG GTGTCTGCCACAGCTGTGGCTTCATCTCCACCACAAGGGACATCCTCTACAGCCACCTGGTGACCAACCACATGGTCTGCCAGCCCGGCTCCAAGGCGGAGATCTACTCGCCCGGGGCTGGGCACCCCACTGCCAAGCTCcccccag ACAGCCTGGCCAGCTTCCAGCAGCACACGGCCCTGCACGGCCCCCTGGCTTCTGCCGACCTGGGCCTAGCGCCCACCCCGTCGCCAGGACTGGACAGAAAGGCGCTGACCGAGGCCACCAACGGAGAGGCCAGGGCCACCCCCCAGAACGGGGGCAGCAGCGAGCCCTCGGCAGCACCGCGGGCCATCAAGACGGAGGCGTCGACGGAGGAGGCGGATGCGGAGCCACGACCCCCGGCCGCGGCGCGCACACCCTCGccgcccagccccggccccggcccggcccaggTGAAGGCCGAGCTGTCCAGCCCCACGCCCGGCTCCAGCCCGGGCCCCGGCGCACTCTTCCTGCCGCAATTCCCCGCCGCGCCGCCGGCCTCCGAGATCCTGGCCAAGATGTCCGAGCTGGTGCACAGCCGGCTGCAGGCGGGCCCCGGGGCGCAGGCGGGGACGCAGGCCGGCCTCTTTGCGGGGGCCCCCAAGGGCGCCACGTGCTTCGAGTGCGACATCACCTTCAACAACGTCAACAACTTCTACGTGCACAAGCGCCTCTACTGCTCGGGCCGCCGGCCCCCCGACGACGTGGCCCCGCGCAGGGCCAAGgtgccccccggccccgcccgtgcgcccccgccccccgaggccGACGGGGGGCGCGCATCGCCGGGATGCGGGGCGCGCGAGGACGAGGCGGCGGGCGCGGCCACCCCCGAGGCCGAGGCGGAGGCCgaggggggcggcggccggggtcgggagggcagcccgggcagCCCGAGCCCGGGCAGCGGGGCGGACGAGGACGACGACCCCCGCCGGACGCTGTGCGAGGCCTGCAACATCCGCTTCAGCCGCCACGAGACCTACACGGTGCACAAGCGCTACTACTGCGCCTCGCGCCACGACCCGCCGCCGCGCCGGCCCGCGCCCGCCGGGACCCCGGGCGCCCCCGGCaccgccgcgcccgcgcccgcgcccgcgcccgcgcccgcgcccgcgcccgcccccgccccgcccgccgcgccgcccgtGCGCACGCGCAGACGCCGCAAGCTGTACGAGCTGCAcgcggccggccccgccccgccccccgccccgccccccgccggcggccccgcccccgcgcccgcctcgccgtcgccgtcgccgcggcccgggagcgggggcggggccggggggcctgACGCCGCCGACGGCCCCATCGACCTGAGCAAGAAGCCGCGGCGCCAGGCGCCCGTTTGCGCCGCCGGCCTGCCCGCGCTGGCCGACTACCACGAGTGCACGGCCTGCCGCGTCAGCTTCCACAGCCTCGAGGCCTACCTGGCGCACAAGAAGTTCTCgtgccccgccgccccgcgccacCTGCGCGCCGCCCCCGAGGACGCGCCGGCCGGCGCCGCGCTCTGCCCCTACTGCCCGCCCAACGGGCTGGTGCGCGGCGACCTCGTGGAGCACTTCCGCCGGGCGCACGGCCTGCTGCtcggcccgccccccgccggccccggccccggccccggccccggccccggccccggccccggccccggccccggcgcccggACGCCCTCGCCCGCCAACCCCAGCGACGGCCTCAACGGCCGCGAGCCCCGGGAGCCCGCCCCCGGCGCGTCGGACGGCGGCAGCCCCCGGCCCGGACCCCCgcccgccccgagccccgagcccgtgccgccgcccccctcccacTCGGACAAGGGCGTGCAGACCCCCGGCAaggggccgcccgcgcccgcgcccgcggccCCCGGCAGCCACCGCTACTGCCGCCTGTGCAACATCAGGTTCAGCAGCCTGTCCACCTTCATCGCCCACAAGAAGTATTACTGCTCCTCCCACGCGGCCGAGCACGTCAAGTGA